In Streptomyces longhuiensis, the following proteins share a genomic window:
- a CDS encoding cold-shock protein translates to MATGRVKWFNAEKGFGFIEQDGGGSDVFVHYSAIQGTGYKELAEGEAVEFDVTQGQRGPQAENVNRIG, encoded by the coding sequence ATGGCAACTGGCCGCGTGAAGTGGTTCAACGCTGAAAAGGGATTCGGCTTCATCGAGCAGGACGGCGGCGGAAGTGACGTCTTCGTGCACTACTCCGCAATCCAGGGCACCGGCTACAAGGAGCTGGCCGAGGGCGAGGCGGTCGAGTTCGACGTCACTCAGGGCCAAAGGGGACCGCAGGCCGAAAACGTGAACCGGATCGGTTGA
- a CDS encoding GNAT family N-acetyltransferase, with protein sequence MPELKRLHVGDAPEVLAFELANRTYFAASISDRGDDFFDRFTDRYDASLAEQEAGICAFYVLLAEDGSVLGRFNLYDLEDGTARLGYRVAERVAGRGVATATVRELCRTATAMHGLRTLRAATSHDNAASQKVLAKAGFVLVGPATPADLGGRSGTWYQRDLQP encoded by the coding sequence GTGCCCGAGCTGAAGCGGCTGCATGTCGGCGACGCCCCGGAGGTCTTGGCCTTCGAGCTGGCGAACCGCACCTACTTCGCTGCCTCGATCTCCGACCGCGGCGACGACTTCTTCGACCGGTTCACCGACCGGTACGACGCCTCGCTGGCCGAGCAGGAGGCCGGCATCTGCGCCTTCTATGTGCTCCTCGCCGAGGACGGCTCGGTACTCGGCAGGTTCAACCTGTACGACTTGGAGGACGGCACTGCCAGACTCGGCTACCGGGTCGCGGAGCGGGTCGCCGGCCGCGGCGTGGCGACCGCGACTGTCCGGGAGCTGTGCCGGACGGCGACAGCGATGCACGGCCTGCGCACACTGAGGGCGGCCACCTCCCACGACAACGCCGCGTCCCAGAAAGTCTTGGCCAAGGCCGGATTCGTCCTGGTTGGCCCTGCGACCCCGGCCGATCTCGGCGGCAGGTCAGGCACTTGGTACCAGCGCGACCTCCAGCCATAG